The Malus sylvestris chromosome 12, drMalSylv7.2, whole genome shotgun sequence genome contains a region encoding:
- the LOC126592293 gene encoding receptor-like protein 7 produces MTVKLIHLCVNVIPVHSQCLQDEKLALLHFKQSLVFDPSISSKLVSWNSSIDCCSWAGLSCSDGRVVGLDISGECISGNIGNSSSLFDLQHLQNLNLADNEVGYGSEIPSAIGKLTNLSYLNLSNTAYSGQIPIEISHLTRLEILDLSTFYFPGNPSLNLENPNLIVLIRKFSELVELHLDGVRISEQGSNWCQAISSSLPNLRVLSLSACNLSGPIDSSLLKLQSLSVVRIENNNLSTQVPEFFSKFKNLTSLLLMNSGLYGTFPEKIFLVPTLQSIDLSGNPQLQGSLPEFPKSGSFQSLVLNGANFSGQLLPNSIGNLKLLSNVDVSTCNFIGSIPRSMEDLTQLVYLDLSRNQFNGQINSSHWENLTNLVNLDLRHNLLDGTIPPSVFSLPLLQKLQLSNNHFSGQLPEFGNICTLYNLELSSNSLEGPLPVSIFNLRELRILSLSSNNFTGSFLLNNIQQLKNLSSLDLSCNSLSINYNHTNSSHSSFPKITTLKLASGNLRRIPGFLRNQSTLSTLDLSENQIHGEIPNWIWRISNLVQLNLSCNSLVTLQGPFLNLTSTLSLLDLHSNQLQGQIPMLPQLATYLDYSRNNFSSSIPADIGDFLTYTMFFSFSSNKLNGSIPESMCNKPYLQVLDLSNNSLSGPIPQCLTAMSRTLAVLNLRGNKLSGTLPDNFPQPCSLQTLDLNGNVIGGQFPKSLANCTMLEVLNLGNNQITDVFPCLLKSISSLRVLVLRCNKLYDRIECLKTNSAWTKLQIIDIARNNFIGEIPGSFLKTWQAMMADEDGAMSKINHLRFQVLEFEQVYYQDAITVTSKGLQMELVKILTVFTLIDISCNKFSGSIPEDMGELKSLYGLNLSSNALTGSIPSLLGNLRQLESLDLSNNRLSGTIPSEFSKLNFLSFLNLSNNRLVGKIPTGTQIQSFSADSFVGNKGLYGPPLSLGNIDDGSARLSPTLEGKDSNSTHGIEWDLIGAEVGFIVGFGIATGSLAFCKRWSKWYYKTMYKILAKIFPQLEERFGPHRRHVHIHQGCTR; encoded by the exons ATGACTGTTAAGTTGATCCACCTCTGTGTTAATGTCATCCCAGTTCACAGCCAATGTCTTCAAGATGAGAAACTTGCATTGCTCCATTTCAAACAAAGCCTTGTATTTGATCCTTCCATTTCCTCTAAGCTCGTATCGTGGAATTCAAGCATTGACTGCTGTTCTTGGGCTGGTCTTAGTTGCAGTGATGGACGTGTCGTTGGTCTTGACATCAGTGGTGAATGTATCTCAGGCAACATTGGCAATTCAAGCAGCCTCTTTGATCTTCAACATCTTCAAAACCTCAATTTGGCCGACAATGAAGTTGGTTATGGCTCTGAAATTCCATCTGCAATTGGAAAGCTTACCAATTTGAGCTATCTAAACTTGTCTAATACTGCTTATTCCGGGCAAATTCCCATTGAGATTTCACATTTGACAAGGTTGGAAATTCTTGATTTATCTACCTTTTACTTTCCAGGAAATCCTTCACTGAATCTTGAGAATCCGAATTTGATTGTGCTCATTCGGAAGTTTTCTGAGCTTGTTGAACTTCATCTAGATGGCGTAAGGATATCAGAACAGGGGAGCAATTGGTGCCAAGCGATATCGTCTTCACTCCCAAACTTGAGAGTGTTGAGCTTATCAGCTTGTAATCTTTCAGGCCCTATTGATAGTTCATTACTGAAGCTTCAATCACTCTCAGTTGTTCGGATAGAGAACAATAATCTGTCTACTCAAGTTCCGGAATTCTTCTCAAAGTTCAAAAATTTGACTTCCTTGCTCCTCATGAATTCTGGATTATATGGTACATTTCCGGAGAAGATCTTCCTCGTACCTACACTACAGAGTATTGACTTATCTGGTAATCCGCAGCTTCAAGGATCCTTACCAGAATTTCCGAAGAGTGGATCTTTTCAATCCCTGGTTCTCAATGGGGCAAATTTTTCGGGCCAGTTGCTTCCAAACTCTATTGGCAACCTCAAACTGCTGTCCAACGTTGATGTTTCAACTTGCAATTTCATTGGGTCAATCCCGAGATCAATGGAAGACCTTACACAGTTGGTTTATTTGGACTTGTCGAGAAACCAGTTCAACG GTCAGATTAATTCCTCTCACTGGGAAAACCTTACTAATCTGGTGAACCTCGATTTGCGACACAATCTACTTGATGGGACTATTCCACCTTCTGTGTTTTCGCTTCCCTTGCTGCAAAAGTTACAGCTTTCCAACAATCACTTCTCTGGTCAGTTGCCTGAATTTGGAAATATTTGTACCCTATACAACCTTGAATTGAGCAGCAACAGTTTGGAAGGTCCTCTACCTGTGTCCATCTTTAATCTACGAGAGCTTAGAATACTCTCACTTTCTTCAAACAACTTCACTGGCTCTTTCCTTCTGAATAATATTCAGCagctgaaaaatctctcaagtCTTGATCTTTCATGCAATAGCTTGTCTATTAATTACAATCACACCAATTCCTCTCATTCTTCATTTCCGAAAATTACCACATTGAAGTTAGCTTCTGGCAATTTGAGAAGAATCCCAGGTTTTTTGAGAAATCAATCAACATTAAGCACTTTGGACCTATCAGAAAACCAGATTCATGGTGAGATACCCAACTGGATTTGGAGAATCAGTAATCTTGTTCAACTAAATCTTTCTTGCAACTCTCTGGTAACTCTACAAGGTCCTTTCCTCAATCTTACTTCTACTTTGTCTCTGCTTGACCTTCATTCCAACCAGCTTCAGGGACAAATCCCAATGCTTCCACAATTGGCCACTTATCTGGATTACTCAAGAAATAATTTCAGCTCAAGCATTCCGGCTGACATTGGTGATTTCCTTACGTACACTATGTTCTTCTCTTTTTCAAGCAACAAGTTAAATGGAAGCATTCCAGAATCAATGTGCAACAAACCATATCTTCAGGTTCTTGATTTGTCCAATAATTCTCTAAGTGGCCCGATTCCCCAGTGCTTGACTGCGATGAGCCGGACACTGGCAGTACTTAATTTAAGGGGAAACAAACTTTCTGGCACTCTTCCAGATAATTTTCCTCAGCCCTGCAGTCTACAAACTCTAGACCTCAATGGCAATGTGATTGGTGGTCAGTTCCCAAAATCTCTAGCCAATTGCACAATGTTAGAGGTGTTAAACCTGGGAAACAATCAGATAACAGATGTCTTTCCGTGCTTACTGAAGAGCATATCCAGCTTGCGTGTACTTGTCTTGCGCTGCAACAAACTTTATGATCGCATTGAATGCCTCAAAACCAACAGTGCCTGGACAAAGCTTCAAATTATTGACATAGCTCGCAATAATTTTATTGGCGAAATACCAGGaagttttttgaaaacatggcAAGCAATGATGGCTGACGAAGATGGTGCCATGTCAAAGATTAATCACCTCCGATTTCAAGTTCTTGAGTTCGAGCAGGTGTACTATCAGGATGCTATAACAGTTACCAGTAAAGGTCTGCAAATGGAGTTGGTAAAGATTCTAACTGTTTTCACCTTGATTGACATCTCATGCAACAAGTTTAGTGGATCAATACCTGAGGATATGGGAGAACTGAAATCCCTctatggcctcaacttgtccagtAATGCTCTCACCGGCTCAATCCCATCGTTATTAGGCAACCTACGACAACTTGAATCGTTAGACCTTTCGAACAACAGATTGAGCGGAACAATTCCATCAGAGTTTTCCAAACTTAATTTCCTCTCATTCCTGAATCTCTCGAACAATCGACTAGTCGGGAAGATTCCAACCGGCACTCAGATTCAGTCTTTTTCAGCAGATTCCTTCGTAGGCAATAAAGGATTATATGGGCCACCGTTATCGCTAGGTAACATAGATGACGGATCAGCAAGGTTGTCACCAACATTAGAAGGCAAAGATTCAAATTCTACGCACGGAATTGAATGGGATCTGATTGGTGCTGAAGTTGGATTTATTGTTGGCTTTGGAATTGCTACTGGATCACTTGCGTTTTGCAAGAGGTGGAGTAAATGGTATTACAAAACCATGTATAAAATCCTTGCTAAGATATTCCCTCAGCTGGAGGAAAGATTTGGCCCTCATCGAAGACATGTTCACATACACCAAGGCTGCACCCGTTGA